The following proteins are encoded in a genomic region of Pseudodesulfovibrio mercurii:
- a CDS encoding ferritin — protein sequence MLSEKLEDALNDQMNWEIYSANLYLSMASHFTHVGLSGFAAWMNAQYQEEMFHAMRFFNYINNAGGHAKLGTIEAPQHDWESPLAAFEDALEHEKGVTARINKIADLAVQERNHAVGIFLQWFISEQVEEEESVGDAVGKLKLVGDGGGLFMLDRDLGTRVFTPPTNA from the coding sequence ATGCTCAGCGAAAAATTGGAAGATGCGCTCAACGATCAGATGAACTGGGAAATCTATTCCGCCAACCTCTATCTTTCCATGGCCTCCCATTTCACCCATGTGGGACTGTCCGGGTTCGCCGCCTGGATGAACGCCCAGTACCAGGAAGAGATGTTCCACGCCATGCGCTTCTTCAACTACATCAACAACGCGGGCGGCCACGCCAAGCTCGGCACCATCGAGGCCCCGCAGCATGACTGGGAGTCCCCCCTGGCCGCTTTCGAGGACGCCCTGGAACACGAGAAGGGCGTGACCGCGCGCATCAACAAGATCGCCGACCTGGCCGTGCAGGAGCGCAACCACGCCGTGGGCATCTTCCTGCAGTGGTTCATCTCCGAGCAGGTCGAGGAAGAGGAGAGCGTCGGCGATGCCGTGGGCAAGCTCAAGCTCGTCGGCGACGGCGGCGGGCTGTTCATGCTCGACCGCGACCTCGGCACCAGGGTCTTCACCCCGCCGACCAACGCCTAA
- a CDS encoding 2-oxoacid:acceptor oxidoreductase subunit alpha, which translates to MQGKSINIVIGGAAGQGLVTIGQLLSRAVTRAGYHLVVTQRYMSRVRGGHNSYAVRISGEELLGGTEAIDILAALDAQTLDKHLGALNRGGLVVAGADLDTTGLNALRIPYADLAPKPLFHNTAMLGVLGRAVNLDLAILEELLSQTFARKGGEVVEANLEVLRRAYAWVAEQDHDFTCAVTPAGTRGRMMLNGNEAIGLGALAAGCNFVSFYPMTPSTGVAMTLIAKGAPLGLQYEQVEDEIAAMNMALGASYAGARALVTTSGGGFALMEEAVSLAGVSETPIVCVVVQRPGPATGLPTRTEQADLNLVLHAGHGEFPRAIFAPATPEDCFYLTHRAFDLAETYQTPIFILSEQYLADSFRDVEPFDLDDLPEVAGPLLAWQGGEYKRYALTDDGISPRLIPGVTEALVRADSHEHEENSHITEDKAIRVAMNSKRLRKESGLFEEVIGPDYYGEEGADVVLVCWGPTLGACIEACERIDSNKTFGVLHFKQVYPLREEQFMDFLESAGTVIAVEGNATAQFAGLLARETGFAVKDRILRFDGRAMTWEYVLKGLSDIL; encoded by the coding sequence ATGCAGGGAAAAAGCATCAACATCGTCATCGGCGGCGCCGCGGGCCAGGGGCTCGTGACCATCGGCCAGTTGCTCTCCAGGGCCGTCACCAGGGCCGGATACCACCTCGTGGTCACCCAGCGCTACATGTCCAGGGTGCGCGGCGGGCACAATTCCTACGCCGTCCGCATCAGCGGGGAGGAACTGCTCGGCGGGACCGAGGCCATCGACATCCTGGCCGCCCTCGACGCCCAGACCCTGGACAAGCACCTCGGCGCCCTGAACCGGGGCGGTCTGGTCGTGGCCGGGGCCGACCTCGACACCACGGGCCTGAACGCACTGCGCATCCCCTACGCCGACCTCGCGCCCAAGCCGCTGTTCCACAACACGGCCATGCTCGGCGTGCTCGGCCGGGCCGTGAACCTGGACCTCGCCATCCTTGAGGAGCTGCTGTCCCAGACCTTCGCCAGGAAGGGCGGCGAGGTGGTCGAGGCCAACCTTGAGGTCCTGCGCAGGGCTTACGCCTGGGTCGCGGAGCAGGACCACGATTTCACCTGCGCCGTGACCCCGGCCGGTACCCGTGGCCGGATGATGCTCAACGGCAACGAGGCCATCGGCCTGGGCGCCCTGGCCGCGGGCTGCAATTTCGTGTCCTTCTATCCCATGACCCCGTCCACGGGCGTGGCCATGACCCTCATCGCCAAGGGCGCGCCGCTGGGGCTGCAATACGAGCAGGTCGAGGACGAGATCGCGGCCATGAACATGGCGCTCGGCGCGTCCTACGCCGGTGCCCGCGCCCTGGTGACCACCTCGGGCGGCGGCTTCGCCCTCATGGAGGAGGCCGTCAGCCTGGCCGGCGTGTCCGAGACCCCCATCGTCTGTGTGGTGGTCCAGCGGCCCGGCCCGGCCACGGGGTTGCCCACCCGCACCGAACAGGCGGACCTCAACCTGGTGCTCCACGCCGGGCACGGCGAGTTCCCCAGGGCCATCTTCGCCCCGGCCACGCCCGAGGACTGCTTCTACCTGACCCACCGGGCCTTTGACCTGGCCGAGACCTACCAGACCCCGATCTTCATCCTGTCCGAGCAGTACCTGGCCGACTCCTTCCGCGACGTGGAGCCCTTCGACCTGGACGACCTGCCCGAAGTGGCCGGGCCGCTCCTCGCCTGGCAGGGCGGCGAGTACAAGCGCTACGCCCTGACCGACGACGGCATCTCGCCGCGCCTGATCCCCGGCGTGACCGAGGCCCTGGTCCGGGCCGATTCCCACGAGCACGAGGAAAACTCCCACATCACCGAGGACAAGGCCATCCGCGTGGCCATGAACTCCAAGCGGCTGCGCAAGGAGTCCGGCCTGTTCGAGGAGGTCATCGGCCCCGACTACTACGGCGAGGAGGGGGCCGACGTGGTTTTGGTCTGCTGGGGGCCCACCCTGGGCGCCTGCATCGAGGCCTGCGAGCGCATCGACTCGAACAAGACCTTCGGCGTGCTGCACTTCAAGCAGGTCTACCCCCTGCGCGAGGAACAGTTCATGGACTTCCTGGAAAGCGCGGGCACGGTCATCGCCGTGGAGGGCAACGCCACGGCCCAGTTCGCCGGGCTCCTCGCCCGGGAAACCGGCTTCGCCGTCAAGGACCGCATCCTGCGTTTCGACGGCCGGGCCATGACCTGGGAATACGTGCTCAAGGGCCTTTCCGACATCCTCTAG
- a CDS encoding GGDEF domain-containing protein, with translation MHTVLPADMLTGLSAGSMLPRTLVLITIRDYVKLREMYGQSFVDLLEKELRDSLAATAAGNNARHVRVSRPEPGKAAFLVPQDNNPADIAYEYKTQAQKDLEPTMLRHTGLGIDLGMGFAPMTCPDDENRRAEALDRALQTARRMESRPLDMNELSITGRFNTILVQGWVSAHYQPILDFRTDTILGWEALARGPEGSAFRSPVMLFQTAEGLGRLFALEKLCREAAIRNVGELRDGQKLFLNIHPKTMADPAFSPGQTLELMDKYGLTPDNVVFEITEQHSVQDFDLFYRTLAHYRSQGFQIAVDDAGAGYAGLTLIAELQPDYIKLDKSLIDDIHKDPVKRALVETTATFADKIGSRIIGEGIETRDQAVCLKDIGVHCGQGYFLARPAAPKPDVNEECRHLKTVGDIANNIICSPPVGDLAKAPHAVEMDCLVSTAHEFFRRNDTFTNIVVVRDNVPKGLVMEYHLNRQLSSQFGIALYHKRSIDAIMDKSPLIVDVDMPVEQAARTAMKREHIKAYDDIIVTKKGLLYGVVTVQDLLNVLAKIQVEMAKGTNPLTGLPGNVAIEQEVESRIKQKRPFSIIYGDLDHFKVYNDTYGFKNGDRIIKLAADIMSWATRKHAPSDARLCHIGGDDFVLITPPDAVRRLCASITRCFGRLVRNCYCLEDQQRGWIQAKGRDDKERKYPLVTISLGVIEIDGPCSLMEIGERAAHIKKYAKSIPGNSVAIDRRPAVGKVESAAVCK, from the coding sequence ATGCACACGGTACTTCCAGCGGATATGCTGACCGGCCTGTCGGCCGGGAGCATGTTGCCCCGGACCCTCGTCCTGATCACCATCCGGGACTACGTCAAGCTCCGGGAAATGTACGGCCAGAGCTTCGTGGACCTGCTCGAAAAGGAGCTGCGCGACTCCCTGGCCGCCACCGCCGCCGGGAACAACGCGCGCCACGTCCGCGTCTCCCGGCCCGAGCCGGGCAAGGCCGCCTTCCTCGTGCCCCAGGACAACAACCCGGCGGACATCGCCTACGAATACAAGACCCAGGCCCAGAAGGACCTGGAGCCGACCATGCTCCGCCACACCGGGCTCGGCATCGACCTGGGCATGGGCTTCGCGCCCATGACCTGCCCGGACGACGAAAACCGCCGGGCGGAGGCCCTGGACCGGGCCCTGCAAACGGCCCGGCGCATGGAGAGCCGCCCCCTGGACATGAACGAGCTGTCCATCACCGGGCGGTTCAACACCATCCTGGTCCAGGGGTGGGTCTCGGCCCACTATCAGCCCATCCTCGACTTCCGCACGGACACCATCCTGGGCTGGGAGGCACTGGCGCGCGGGCCCGAGGGCTCGGCCTTCCGCTCACCGGTCATGCTCTTCCAGACCGCCGAGGGACTGGGCCGCCTGTTCGCCCTGGAAAAACTCTGCCGCGAGGCGGCCATCCGCAACGTGGGCGAGCTGCGCGACGGCCAGAAACTCTTCCTGAACATCCACCCCAAGACCATGGCGGACCCGGCCTTCTCCCCCGGCCAGACCCTGGAACTCATGGACAAGTACGGCCTGACCCCGGACAACGTGGTCTTCGAGATCACCGAGCAGCATTCGGTCCAGGACTTCGACCTGTTCTACCGCACCCTGGCCCACTACCGCAGCCAGGGGTTCCAGATCGCCGTGGACGACGCGGGCGCGGGCTACGCGGGCCTGACCCTCATCGCCGAGCTCCAGCCCGACTACATCAAGCTCGACAAGTCGCTCATCGACGACATCCACAAGGACCCGGTCAAGCGCGCCCTGGTCGAGACCACGGCCACCTTCGCGGACAAGATCGGCTCGCGGATCATCGGCGAGGGCATTGAGACCCGCGACCAGGCGGTCTGCCTCAAGGACATCGGCGTGCACTGCGGCCAGGGCTATTTCCTGGCCCGGCCCGCCGCGCCCAAGCCGGACGTCAACGAGGAATGCCGCCACCTCAAGACCGTGGGCGACATCGCCAACAACATCATCTGCTCCCCGCCCGTGGGCGACCTGGCCAAGGCCCCCCACGCCGTGGAGATGGACTGCCTGGTCTCCACGGCCCACGAGTTCTTCCGCAGGAACGACACTTTCACCAACATCGTGGTCGTGCGCGACAACGTGCCCAAGGGGCTGGTCATGGAGTACCACCTCAACCGCCAGCTCTCCTCCCAGTTCGGCATCGCCCTGTACCACAAGCGGTCCATCGACGCGATCATGGACAAAAGCCCGCTCATCGTGGACGTGGACATGCCCGTGGAACAGGCCGCGCGCACGGCCATGAAGCGCGAACACATCAAGGCCTACGACGACATCATCGTGACCAAAAAAGGACTGCTCTACGGCGTGGTCACGGTCCAGGACCTGCTTAACGTGCTGGCCAAGATACAGGTGGAGATGGCCAAGGGCACCAACCCCCTGACCGGCCTGCCCGGCAACGTGGCCATCGAACAGGAGGTGGAGTCGCGCATCAAGCAGAAACGCCCCTTCTCCATCATCTACGGGGACCTGGACCACTTCAAGGTCTACAACGACACCTACGGCTTCAAGAACGGCGACCGGATCATCAAGCTGGCCGCGGACATCATGTCATGGGCCACGCGCAAGCACGCCCCCAGCGACGCCCGCCTGTGCCACATCGGCGGCGACGACTTCGTGCTCATCACCCCGCCCGACGCCGTGCGCAGACTGTGCGCCTCCATCACCCGCTGTTTCGGACGCTTGGTCAGGAACTGCTACTGCCTCGAAGACCAGCAACGCGGCTGGATACAGGCCAAGGGTCGCGACGACAAGGAACGCAAATACCCCCTGGTGACCATCTCCCTCGGCGTCATCGAGATCGACGGCCCCTGCTCCCTCATGGAGATCGGCGAACGCGCCGCGCACATCAAGAAATACGCCAAGTCCATCCCCGGCAACTCCGTGGCCATCGACCGCCGCCCCGCCGTGGGCAAGGTCGAATCGGCTGCCGTCTGCAAATGA
- the ettA gene encoding energy-dependent translational throttle protein EttA translates to MSNEAEKIIYSMYKVTKRHGQKEVLKNVSLSYFYGAKIGVLGLNGSGKSSLLKILAGVDDRFEGEIQVKDGYTIGYLEQEPLVDETRTVREVVEEGVAEVMDVVREYNAINEKFAEPMEPEEMDALIERQGKVQELMDAKGAWDIDSKLDMAMDSLRCPPADTPVSVISGGERRRVALCRLLLQAPDILLLDEPTNHLDADSVAWLERYLSSFPGTVIAVTHDRYFLDNVAGWILELDRGRGIPWKGNYSSWLEQKQNRLAQEGKQEADRQKTLERELEWIRMSPKGRRAKSKARINAYESMLSHEAERLADDLQIYIPPGPHLGKQVIVAEHVTKSMGDKLLMDDVNFILPPNAIVGIIGPNGAGKSTLCKMIVGQEKPDSGTLTLGATVKLAYADQNRDSLIPGKTVYEIISGGAEFIKLGDREVNARAYCSRFNFAGADQQKKVDVLSGGERNRVHMAQMLKSGANVLLLDEPTNDLDVNTMRALEDGLENFAGCVLVISHDRWFLDRIATHIIAFEGDSKVVMLEGNYSDYDADRKKRLGTDADQPHRLKFRRLTR, encoded by the coding sequence ATGAGCAACGAAGCGGAAAAGATCATCTACTCCATGTACAAGGTGACCAAGCGTCACGGACAGAAGGAGGTGCTCAAGAACGTCTCCCTGTCCTACTTCTACGGCGCCAAGATCGGCGTGCTCGGCCTGAACGGCTCGGGCAAGTCGTCCCTGCTCAAGATCCTGGCCGGAGTGGACGACCGCTTCGAGGGCGAAATCCAGGTCAAGGACGGCTACACCATCGGCTACCTAGAGCAGGAGCCGCTGGTGGACGAGACCCGCACCGTGCGCGAGGTGGTCGAGGAGGGCGTGGCCGAGGTCATGGACGTGGTCCGCGAGTACAACGCCATCAACGAGAAGTTCGCCGAGCCCATGGAGCCCGAGGAGATGGACGCCCTGATCGAACGCCAGGGCAAGGTCCAGGAGCTCATGGACGCCAAGGGCGCCTGGGACATCGACTCCAAGCTCGACATGGCCATGGACTCCCTGCGCTGCCCGCCCGCCGACACCCCGGTGTCGGTCATCTCCGGCGGCGAGCGCCGCCGCGTGGCCCTGTGCCGCCTGCTGCTCCAGGCCCCGGACATCCTGCTCCTGGACGAGCCCACCAACCACCTGGACGCGGACTCCGTGGCCTGGCTGGAACGGTATCTCTCCTCCTTCCCGGGCACGGTCATCGCCGTGACCCACGACCGCTACTTCCTGGACAACGTGGCCGGCTGGATCCTCGAACTCGACCGGGGCCGGGGTATCCCCTGGAAGGGCAACTACTCCTCCTGGCTCGAACAGAAGCAGAACCGCCTGGCCCAGGAGGGCAAGCAGGAGGCCGACCGCCAGAAGACCCTGGAACGCGAACTGGAGTGGATCCGCATGTCGCCCAAGGGCCGCCGCGCCAAGTCCAAAGCGCGCATCAACGCCTACGAGTCCATGCTCTCCCACGAGGCCGAACGGCTGGCCGACGACCTCCAGATCTACATTCCGCCGGGACCGCACCTCGGCAAGCAGGTCATCGTGGCCGAGCACGTGACCAAATCCATGGGCGACAAGCTGCTCATGGATGACGTCAACTTCATCCTGCCGCCCAACGCCATCGTCGGCATCATCGGCCCCAACGGCGCGGGCAAGTCCACCCTGTGCAAGATGATCGTGGGCCAGGAAAAGCCCGATTCCGGTACCCTGACCCTCGGGGCCACGGTCAAGCTCGCCTACGCCGACCAGAACCGCGATTCCCTGATCCCCGGCAAAACCGTGTACGAGATAATCAGCGGCGGGGCGGAGTTCATCAAGCTTGGCGACCGCGAGGTCAATGCCCGCGCCTACTGCTCCCGCTTCAACTTCGCCGGGGCCGACCAGCAGAAAAAAGTGGACGTCCTGTCCGGCGGCGAACGCAACCGCGTGCACATGGCCCAGATGCTCAAGTCCGGGGCCAACGTCCTGCTCCTCGACGAACCGACCAACGACCTCGACGTCAACACCATGCGCGCCCTGGAAGACGGTCTGGAAAACTTCGCGGGCTGCGTCCTGGTCATCAGCCACGACCGCTGGTTCCTCGACCGCATCGCCACCCACATCATCGCCTTCGAGGGCGACTCCAAAGTGGTCATGCTCGAAGGCAACTACTCCGACTACGACGCGGACCGCAAAAAACGCCTCGGCACCGACGCCGACCAGCCCCACCGCCTGAAATTCCGCAGACTGACGCGATAA
- a CDS encoding 2-oxoacid:ferredoxin oxidoreductase subunit beta gives MVSIEEYGEFETAWCPGCGNFSILKCLKQALAEQDLAPRDIVISSGIGQAAKLPHYLRCNMFNGLHGRSLPVAQGIKMANPGLRVLVSSGDGCSYGEGGNHFLAAVRRNMDLTVLVHDNQIYGLTKGQASPTSARGHVTKAQPEGNRSDGFNPVATAVAMKASFVARAFSGEPEHLVAVIKEAMAHRGFSLVDILQPCVSFNKVNTYAWYKERTYILEDHDPTDWASAMALSEEFGERIPLGVLYRADKPVFAHGDRLADHAYDKNDLKAVLQSYT, from the coding sequence ATGGTTTCCATCGAAGAATACGGCGAATTCGAGACCGCGTGGTGCCCCGGCTGCGGCAACTTCTCCATCCTCAAGTGCCTCAAGCAGGCCCTGGCCGAACAGGACCTCGCGCCCCGCGACATCGTCATCTCCTCGGGCATCGGCCAGGCGGCCAAGCTGCCGCACTACCTGCGCTGCAACATGTTCAACGGCCTGCACGGCCGGTCCCTGCCCGTGGCCCAAGGCATCAAGATGGCCAATCCGGGCCTGCGCGTGCTCGTCTCCTCGGGCGACGGGTGCAGCTACGGCGAGGGCGGCAACCACTTTCTGGCCGCCGTCAGGCGCAACATGGACCTGACCGTCCTCGTCCACGACAACCAGATCTACGGCCTGACCAAGGGCCAGGCCAGCCCGACCTCGGCGCGCGGCCACGTGACCAAGGCCCAGCCCGAAGGCAACCGGTCCGACGGCTTCAACCCCGTGGCCACGGCCGTGGCCATGAAGGCGAGCTTCGTGGCCAGGGCCTTCTCCGGCGAGCCCGAACACCTGGTGGCGGTCATCAAGGAGGCCATGGCCCACAGGGGGTTCTCCCTGGTGGACATCCTCCAGCCCTGCGTCTCCTTCAACAAGGTCAACACCTACGCCTGGTACAAGGAGCGGACCTACATCCTCGAAGACCACGACCCCACGGACTGGGCGTCGGCCATGGCCCTGAGCGAGGAGTTCGGCGAGCGCATCCCCCTGGGCGTCCTGTACCGCGCGGACAAGCCGGTCTTCGCCCACGGCGACCGGCTGGCCGACCACGCCTATGACAAAAACGACTTGAAAGCGGTGTTGCAGTCGTATACCTAG